The proteins below are encoded in one region of Penicillium psychrofluorescens genome assembly, chromosome: 4:
- a CDS encoding uncharacterized protein (ID:PFLUO_006030-T1.cds;~source:funannotate): protein MTGRYDGRPERQNEYFIPGDGISREVIQADICRYLGNDALVRPGNHNGRQGFFIRAYRNLTSEMIADLKADSARWEADVSRRADQGYPRGSYTQDMNVTRAPPNTLQATYAGSSIHEGGRQPQQPGLSPPTFSAAPAQPYMDPYAQSPYSGNQNAPQYSNAPSYPSTHSPYGQGQNPYPPPQASYSGSNQPVVTAAEMHSSYTYTPTGYGYEGNRNTAPRYPGPGPGYEPESDYPSPVTSGMPYPTTSAPDPRIGMEPRYTPDYDRVSRPQATRERDPHRRR, encoded by the exons ATGACAGGCCGCTACGATGGACGCCCCGAACGTCAGAACGAATACTTTATCCCAGGTGACGGGATCAGTCGAGAAGTGATTCAAGCAGATATCTGTCGCTACCTTGGAAACGATGCCCTCGTGAGACCTGGCAACCACAAT GGTCGCCAAGGGTTTTTCATCCGTGCTTATCGGAATCTCACCTCT GAGATGATTGCTGATCTAAAGGCCGACTCCGCCCGCTGGGAGGCGGATGTGTCGCGTCGGGCTGACCAAGGCTATCCGCGAGGTAGTTACACACAAGACATGAACGTAACTCGTGCACCCCCTAACACCCTTCAAGCAACTTATGCCGGGTCCTCGATCCATGAGGGTGGTcgccaaccccaacaaccgGGGCTCTCGCCTCCCACATTCAgtgctgcgccagctcaGCCCTACATGGATCCCTATGCCCAGAGTCCCTACAGTGGAAACCAGAATGCTCCTCAATACTCCAATGCCCCTTCATATCCTTCCACTCACTCGCCTTACGGACAGGGCCAGAACCCCtatcctccaccacaggcCTCTTATTCTGGGTCTAACCAACCCGTGGTGACTGCCGCGGAGATGCACTCTTCCTATACCTACACCCCCACGGGCTATGGCTACGAGGGTAACCGAAACACTGCTCCCAGGTACCCGGGCCCGGGTCCCGGCTACGAGCCCGAGTCGGACTATCCATCCCCCGTGACATCTGGCATGCCATATCCTACCACATCTGCCCCAGATCCCCGGATAGGAATGGAGCCCAGATATACGCCGGATTACGATCGTGTCAGTAGGCCACAGGCTACCAGAGAAAGGGACCCGCATCGCCGGCGGTGA
- a CDS encoding uncharacterized protein (ID:PFLUO_006028-T1.cds;~source:funannotate) yields the protein MSRRPPPREYYSSEEEMYEVDRSGERERERPPRPRRRDRDRIIGDEVDVDIDYHRRRRSSPPLDVDLEERLRLREREPLRPRPRSPRDFMREGHGSPPRGRERGQLVRRRSREELIEDFSPERPRPLSPPEREKDMVREREEKVFIRPPGPRRRPRPRSREVDMDEEVLFEETERYRRGGGRMRRPTRELEIEDDEVVFREREREGDPRRRPTRELEIEEDDVVFRQREREDPPRRRPRRELEIEDDDMVLRRREKEEPRRRPTRELEIEDDDVVFRRRERGDPRRRGYESEEEIRIRDRKSGGRKHDDDDEEVYIHSSRPRRPPPREVKEEVVILGDRDEENRRSSGRRRGEFTFEDDEVLIRSKHRESPYRNPRFEDDQIQPLLVRSDDDDELDLRNRRPLRDRPRPRLIDSEEDHEETILMKKYEKDRARREGKRDVDVDIQWKRDRGPAHERSSSVEAIRAPPIHQDVFTHHRHIDHGMKASRSVRGPSPEFRSGRGSLDELDIHRRSTRNGIRTEEDIVLERDEIDSISPSSRPPPEFLNPWEHGETSSPWHSNKSVADESELLLVERTKSRPGKSARSVRDIEEEILVRKEDIEQVNDTTDEWSVVRSHSKPDSVEMTGALTSRGDPERVSERGARVGQQVMDVKDERDSRWTEITKNLVVKEAIEQMGYEYEETRMFYYIISYLEPRDIDQLVELSDEIRQARRRRIHEIHRERASLPPPSAALERLPPRPRVVEEKIIRERDWVVDAHRR from the exons ATGTCCCGCCGACCCCCGCCGAGGGAGTATTACtccagcgaagaagagatgTACGAAGTCGACCGCTCCGGCGAACGAGAACGAGAGCGGCCGCCGCGCCCCCGCCGACGAGACCGAGACCGCATCATCGGAGATGAGGTAGACGTTGACATAGACTACCACCGTCGACGCAGATCCTCGCCTCCGCTCGACGTTGACTTGGAGGAGCGTCTCCGTCTTCGCGAGCGGGagccgctgcggccgcgACCAAGATCCCCGCGTGACTTCATGCGCGAGGGCCACGGCAGTCCGCCAAGAGGACGAGAACGGGGCCAGCTGGTTAGGAGGCGGTCAAGAGAGGAGCTGATTGAGGATTTCTCGCCGGAGAGACCGAGGCCTCTCTCTCCGCCTGAGCGGGAGAAAGACAtggtgagggagagggaggagaaggtaTTTATTCGTCCACCTGGACCGCGGCGGAGACCTCGACCTCGCTCTAGGGAGGTGGATATGGATGAGGAGGTTCTTTTTGAGGAAACGGAGAGATATAGAagaggtggtgggaggatGCGTCGTCCTACACGGGAGCTTGAaattgaggatgatgaagtgGTTTTTcgagagagggagagggagggggaTCCTCGGCGTCGCCCAACACGGGAGCTTGAgattgaagaagacgatgtGGTTTTTCGacagagggagagggaggatcctcctcggcgtcgccCAAGACGGGAGCTTGAgattgaagatgatgatatggTTCTTCGAcggagggagaaggaggaacCTCGGCGTCGCCCGACACGGGAGCTtgagattgaggatgatgacgtGGTTTTTCGACGGAGGGAGCGAGGGgatcctcgtcgtcgtgggTATGAGAGTGAAGAGGAGATTAGGATACGGGATCGCAAGAGTGGTGGGAGGAAAcacgacgacgatgatgaggaggtCTATATTCACTCATCACGACCTAGACGCCCTCCTCCCCGCGAAGTGAAGGAAGAGGTAGTCATCCTTGGCGACCGTGATGAGGAGAACAGACGAAGCAGTGGGAGACGCCGTGGAGAATTCACGttcgaagacgacgaagtGCTTATTCGGAGCAAACACCGGGAGTCACCCTACCGCAACCCTCGATTCGAGGATGATCAGATCCAGCCCCTTTTGGTGAGATcggacgatgacgatgaacTTGATCTTCGGAATCGCCGGCCTTTACGCGATAGACCACGCCCTCGGCTTATAGATTCAGAGGAAGACCATGAGGAGACCATCTTGATGAAAAAGTACGAGAAAGATAGAGCTCGGAGAGAAGGTAAGAGGGACGTTGATGTGGATATCCAGTGGAAGAGAGATAGAGGGCCTGCTCATGAACGGTCGTCTTCCGTGGAAGCTATCCGTGCGCCGCCGATTCATCAGGATGTGTTTACTCACCATCGACATATTGATCATG GAATGAAAGCATCTCGCTCAGTTCGGGGACCTAGCCCCGAGTTTCGGTCTGGTAGGGGTAGTCTTGATGAACTGGATATACACCGTCG AAGTACTAGAAATGGGATCAGAACCGAAGAGGACATTGTCCTGGAACGAGATGAAATAGACTCAATTTCACCGTCTAGTCGACCACCACCGGAGTTTCTCAATCCATGGGAGCACGGTGAAACTTCTTCCCCATGGCACTCGAACAAATCCGTCGCCGACGAGAGCGAGTTGCTACTCGTTGAGCGCACCAAGAGCCGACCTGGGAAAAGTGCCCGGAGCGTGCGcgatatcgaagaagaaatctTAGTTCGCAAGGAAGATATCGAGCAAGTGAATGATACTACTGACGAATGGTCCGTCGTCCGTTCACACTCGAAACCGGATTCGGTTGAGATGACCGGCGCCCTGACCTCTCGAGGAGACCCGGAACGGGTCTCAGAACGAGGTGCACGCGTTGGACAGCAGGTCATGGATGTCAAAGACGAGAGAGACTCGCGTTGGACAGAGATTACTAAGAACCTAGTGGTGAAGGAGGCGATTGAGCAGATGGGATATGAGTATGAAGAGACGAGGATGTTCTACTACATCATCTCGTACCTCGAACCG CGGGATATAGATCAGCTCGTTGAGCTCTCCGATGAGATCCGTCAGGCTCGCCGGCGTCGCATTCATGAGATCCATCGCGAGCGTGCTAGTCTGCCACCACCGTCTGCCGCACTGGAACGCCTCCCGCCGCGTCCGCgcgtggtggaggagaaaaTTATCCGCGAGCGCGACTGGGTTGTAGATGCGCATCGAAGATGA
- a CDS encoding uncharacterized protein (ID:PFLUO_006035-T1.cds;~source:funannotate): protein MSAKDLTGKVVVVTGASRGIGAGIAIKLSQRGANVAINYASDGSASAAESVAAQIRSAGVRALVIQADVSSETAVRSLFETVNREFGRLDIVVSNAGIEFFGDVGSVAGEDIDRVFAVNVKGQYFVAQEAYKYMADHGRVMLTSSISAVKGVARHAIYAASKSAVQGMTKCLAVDFGTRNITVNCIAAGGVKTDMYTDMSGNYVPGSDKMTPEQIDAAIGKWSPLGRPGEVEDVAGVVSLIASPESQWLTGQTFQVSGGAYMS, encoded by the exons ATGTCTGCTAAGGATCTCACCGGGAAAGTCGTAGTCG TAACGGGCGCAAGCCGTGGCATTGGCGCAGGCATCGCCATAAAACTAAGCCAGCGCGGTGCCAACGTCGCCATAAACTACGCTTCCGACGGCTCCgcatccgccgccgagaGCGTTGCCGCGCAAATCCGCTCTGCCGGCGTGCGCGCCCTCGTCATCCAGGCAGATGTTTCTAGCGAGACCGCCGTGCGCTCTTTATTCGAGACCGTAAACCGCGAATTCGGACGCCTGGACATCGTCGTTAGTAATGCTGGCATCGAATTCTTCGGCGATGTCGGCAGCGTTGCCGGAGAGGATATCGATCGTGTCTTCGCGGTTAATGTGAAGGGGCAGTATTTTGTTGCGCAGGAGGCGTATAAGTATATGGCTGACCATGGGCGCGTTATGTTGACTTCGTCGATATCGGCGGTGAAG GGCGTCGCCCGCCACGCCATCTATGCCGCCTCCAAATCAGCTGTGCAGGGCATGACAAAATGCCTAGCCGTGGACTTTGGAACGCGCAATATCACAGTCAACTGCattgccgccggcggtgtCAAGACGGACATGTACACGGACATGTCGGGCAATTACGTTCCTGGTAGCGACAAGATGACGCCCGAGCAGATCGATGCCGCGATCGGCAAGTGGTCTCCTCTCGGTAGGCCGGGcgaggttgaggatgttgCGGGCGTGGTCTCGCTGATTGCTAGTCCCGAGTCCCAGTGGTTGACTGGTCAGACGTTCCAGGTTTCTGGGGGCGCGTACATGTCTTAG
- a CDS encoding uncharacterized protein (ID:PFLUO_006031-T1.cds;~source:funannotate) encodes MSTPLFWSTPIRYLRWASHEKPAIFYSLLIGSMGPVALVTLPPLRRALGDVDPEPIPLSYPLPKGPRVIPSGYEDK; translated from the exons ATGTCGACCCCTCTATTCTGGTCTACCCCGATCCGCTACCTGCGCTGGGCCTCCCACGAGAAGCCCGCCATCTTCTATTCCCTGCTAATTGGATCCATGGGCCCCGTCGCGCTGGTGACTCTGCCCCCGCTTCGCCGGGCTCTCGGCGACGTGGACCCGGAGCCTATCCCCTTGTCATATCCCC TTCCGAAGGGTCCGCGGGTGATTCCCTCGGGATATGAAGATAAATAA
- a CDS encoding uncharacterized protein (ID:PFLUO_006029-T1.cds;~source:funannotate), which yields MSDPTASPPTLTPSRYTYRQLQLLRHGSTATPLRIIAHIDLDAFYAQCEMVRLGTPRDAPLAVRQWESLIAINYPARPFGITRMLTAAEARKLCPTIVLQHVATFREGEGGRWAYRDDSFKNIKTDKVSLDPYRAESRKILETIKDDLATWSEDGQTKRLSANVEKASIDEVFIDLSPLVFSVLLQRYPELRATSQDENRDAELPRPPTTAVEWNEDCLIDLDANETEEDDPDWDDIAMRIGSEIVRSVRKAVWEKLNYTCSAGVARNKMLAKLGSACNKPDKQTVVRNRAVQLFLAGYKFTQIRMLGGKLGDQIRNFFGTEQVSELLNVPLDQLRAKLDDHTATWLYNTIRGEDRSEVNPRTQMKSMLSAKSFRPSINSIDQAEKWLRIFAADIYGRLVEDGVLENRRRPRVITLHHRVTAQSRSRQMPIPASNTIDEGLLFDLAKILMRQVVAEAQAWPCSNLSLSVGSFEDGVSKNKAIESFLVRGDQAKSLSQAGRPRVTDGLSDRPPEKRRKVDENNGIDRFFTKPPRPSDDGATSSKGTPELEQLDPTSTAEAPSLFSSEEGIEDISTAQYTCSRCSQVILEHERDEHEDWHFAKDLDNQDREEARTTQSQSRIAPAPNARGRGGRSSRGKPEKGQRRLAFQ from the coding sequence ATGTCAGACCCTACCGCGTCCCCGCCGACCCTGACTCCCTCCCGTTACACCTATCGCCAATTGCAACTATTGCGCCATGGCTCGACAGCAACTCCTCTCCGCATCATCGCGCACATCGATCTCGATGCCTTCTACGCTCAATGTGAGATGGTGCGCCTCGGCACCCCACGCGACGCGCCTCTCGCAGTGCGCCAGTGGGAATCGCTGATTGCAATCAACTACCCAGCGCGCCCGTTCGGCATCACCCGCATGCTCACGGCGGCCGAAGCCCGCAAGCTCTGTCCAACCATCGTCCTGCAGCATGTCGCAACCTTTCGGGAAGGCGAGGGCGGACGCTGGGCGTACCGGGATGACTCGTTCAAAAACATCAAAACCGACAAGGTGTCGCTGGATCCCTATCGGGCGGAATCTCGCAAGATCCTCGAAACTATCAAGGACGACCTGGCGACTTGGTCTGAGGATGGCCAGACAAAAAGGCTCTCGGCCAACGTGGAGAAGGCAAGCATTGATGAGGTGTTTATTGATCTATCGCCCCTGGTCTTTAGCGTCCTTCTGCAGCGATATCCCGAGCTCCGAGCAACCTCCCAAGACGAGAACCGCGACGCCGAGCTGCCTCGTCCGCCGACCACGGCCGTGGAGTGGAACGAAGACTGCCTCATTGACCTGGACGCAAACGAAACGGAGGAAGACGATCCGGACTGGGACGACATTGCCATGCGGATAGGATCGGAAATCGTCCGGTCTGTTCGCAAAGCCGTGTGGGAGAAGCTCAACTACACTTGCTCGGCGGGCGTGGCACGCAATAAGATGCTGGCGAAATTGGGGAGCGCGTGCAACAAGCCGGACAAGCAAACTGTGGTGCGCAACCGAGCCGTGCAGCTTTTCCTTGCGGGCTACAAGTTCACCCAGATTCGGATGCTTGGTGGGAAACTCGGGGATCAAATCAGAAATTTCTTTGGGACGGAGCAAGTGAGTGAACTTTTGAATGTTCCGCTCGACCAGCTGCGTGCCAAACTCGATGATCACACCGCAACCTGGTTGTATAATACTATCCGTGGGGAGGACCGGAGCGAAGTCAATCCTCGGACTCAGATGAAGTCGATGTTGAGTGCGAAATCATTTCGGCCAAGCATCAACTCGATCGACCAAGCGGAAAAATGGCTGCGGATCTTCGCGGCTGATATCTACGGCCGGCTCGTCGAGGACGGCGTGCTTGAAAATAGACGGCGTCCGCGAGTCATCACGCTACACCACAGAGTGACGGCGCAGTCCCGATCGCGTCAGATGCCTATCCCTGCATCCAACACGATCGACGAGGGCCTGCTTTTTGACCTTGCCAAGATTCTGATGCGGCAAGTTGTCGCCGAGGCACAGGCATGGCCGTGTTCCAACCTCTCCCTGAGTGTGGGGAGCTTTGAGGATGGCGTCAGCAAAAACAAGGCGATCGAGAGTTTCTTGGTGCGAGGGGATCAAGCGAAGTCATTGAGTCAGGCAGGAAGACCTCGCGTGACCGACGGCCTATCTGATCGGCCACCGGAGAAACGGAGGAAAGTCGACGAGAATAATGGCATCGACCGCTTTTTTACAAAGCCTCCCCGGCCCAGCGATGACGGTGCTACATCATCTAAAGGAACTCCCGAGCTGGAACAGCTTGATCCTACAAGTACAGCGGAGGCACCCTCACTATTTTCCTCGGAGGAAGGCATTGAAGATATTTCAACGGCACAATATACCTGCAGTCGATGCTCCCAAGTAATCCTCGAGCATGAGAGAGACGAGCACGAAGACTGGCATTTTGCCAAAGACCTGGACAACCAGGACCGCGAAGAGGCGAGGACTACGCAATCGCAATCGCGGATAGCTCCAGCTCCCAACGCCCGAGGACGTGGTGGCCGGAGCAGTCGTGGTAAACCCGAGAAAGGACAGAGGCGACTAGCTTTTCAGTGA
- a CDS encoding uncharacterized protein (ID:PFLUO_006034-T1.cds;~source:funannotate), with amino-acid sequence MRFEYLALAASLILVLLETVIHLITFCLPTPVIQFCYDQSKSLFNIFISTEARDKRTREEVLAASIAEASDFTEMCALFGYEAEEHIVQTGDGYLLGLHRLAYRKGEEGLRVNYGPGSLSKKVVYLHHGLLMSSEVWVALTDEQRCLPFQLVEKGYDVWLGNNRGNKYAKKSMFTSPSSNEFWDFSMDQFAFHDIPDSIQYILDVTSQPSLSYIGFSQGTAQAFATLSIHPLLNQKIDVFVALAPAMAPSGLRNRIVDSLMKASPNFLFLLFGRRSILSSTTMWQTIFYPPIYVRIIDTALSTLFNWKCANIDRTQKLAAYLHLYSFTSTKSVVHWFQIIRNKNFQFYDDELHAPFSIVASERFYKPVKYPTRNIKTPVVLLYGGSDSLVDINVMLQGLPRGTVAKVIPKYEHLDFLWASDVDRQVFGHVFEALETYSQSAVTENGDAAGLLGTRITSDPTVSNTSALRKHHGQPTSSPLGKA; translated from the exons ATGAG GTTCGAGTACCTGGCCCTCGCAGCGTCGCTGatcctcgttctcctcgaGACAGTCATTCATCTAATCACCTTCTGCCTGC CAACACCTGTCATCCAATTCTGCTATGATCAGTCCAAATCGCTattcaacatcttcatctccaccgaAGCCCGCGATAAGCGCACCCGAGAAGAGGTTCTCGCCGCCTCAATCGCGGAGGCCTCCGATTTTACTGAGATGTGCGCTCTGTTCGGATACGAGGCCGAAGAACATATCGTGCAAACGGGCGACGGGTACCTCCTGGGTCTCCACCGACTCGCATACCGGAAAGGCGAGGAAGGGCTGCGCGTCAACTACGGACCGGGCTCGCTGAGCAAGAAAGTCGTATACCTGCACCACGGCCTGCTCATGTCCAGTGAGGTATGGGTAGCCCTCACCGACGAACAGCGTTGTCTTCCCTTCCAGCTCGTGGAGAAGGGCTACGACGTGTGGCTGGGCAACAACCGGGGCAACAAGTACGCAAAAAAATCCATGttcacctcgcccagctcgaaCGAGTTCTGGGATTTTTCCATGGACCAGTTTGCCTTTCACGATATCCCCGACAGCATACAGTATATCCTTGACGTCACGAGCCAGCCGTCGCTGTCGTACATCGGGTTCTCGCAGGGCACGGCACAAGCATTCGCAACGCtgtccatccatccactgcTCAATCAGAAGATCGATGTGTTTGTAGCATTAGcacccgccatggcgccaTCGGGTCTCCGAAACCGCATCGTCGATTCTCTCATGAAAGCATCCCCGAatttcttgttcttgctctTCGGTCGGCGCAGCATTCTCTCATCAACCACCATGTGGCAGACGATTTTCTATCCACCAATCTACGTCCGAATCATCGATACAGCGCTATCCACCCTCTTCAACTGGAAATGTGCCAACATCGATCGCACCCAGAAACTCGCCGCATACTTACACCTGTACTCATTCACTAGCACCAAGTCCGTCGTGCACTGGTTCCAAATCATCCGCAACAAGAATTTCCAGTTCTACGACGATGAACTGCACGCTCCCTTCAGCATCGTCGCCAGCGAGCGTTTCTACAAGCCCGTCAAATATCCAACGCGCAACATCAAGACCCCGGTTGTGCTGCTGTACGGTGGCAGCGACAGCCTCGTCGATATCAACGTGATGCTGCAAGGTCTACCGCGCGGCACAGTCGCCAAGGTGATTCCGAAATACGAGCACCTTGATTTCCTGTGGGCTTCCGACGTCGATCGCCAGGTGTTCGGACATGTGTTTGAGGCGCTCGAGACTTATAGCCAAAGCGCTGTAACTGAGAATGGTGATGCAGCGGGTCTTTTGGGGACGCGCATTACGTCCGATCCGACGGTCTCGAATACCTCTGCCCTGCGTAAGCACCATGGTCAGCCTACTAGTTCGCCGTTGGGGAAAGCATGA
- a CDS encoding uncharacterized protein (ID:PFLUO_006027-T1.cds;~source:funannotate) produces the protein MATITPMVSRLIETSGGLVRSMQRTLSGRRSRSLTAVRITDELFNLQTPQRAILIRQLKEALVNYLVPAPFWACVQVCDIANLEFIIQLAQLSEKAICVVTDLCCALPYRWMQRPSPWNDLRTDPTKSVFEPRGACSRSARLAARERDGQRCVLTGAHNIYQVAHIYPTYFDEKSYDSSSPTIWKFVRFFWSAETAERWHRAVYNDPRDPAKPLDTCANLICLRNDLRAAWANGLFALRPVSLSDDGTSMEVEFYWQPKQSHKPYGLVDIAKEPGSSKDICSVDDLNVVLPTKDNDAFRPIESGHIFTLRTDDPVNHPLPSYDLLEMQWHLNRIVGMSAAAALFREDEDSDDDEEEEEEDNRTAKPLLPQQRNVVEDWIQKSSNLVWDRADEKDSWATHEKEKDGGTNLDYFDPTQVGTSFRSDDDLFRG, from the coding sequence ATGGCCACAATCACCCCGATGGTGTCTCGCCTTATCGAGACAAGCGGTGGACTAGTCCGCTCCATGCAGAGGACTTTGTCTGGCAGGAGAAGTCGATCTTTGACGGCTGTCCGCATCACCGACGAGCTCTTCAACCTCCAGACACCACAGCGAGCAATCCTCATTCGGCAACTCAAAGAAGCGCTAGTGAACTATCTCGTGCCGGCGCCGTTCTGGGCCTGCGTCCAGGTGTGCGACATCGCCAACCTCGAGTTTATCATTCAGCTTGCACAGCTGTCGGAAAAGGCCATATGCGTTGTCACAGACCTCTGCTGCGCCCTGCCTTACAGATGGATGCAGCGCCCATCCCCGTGGAACGACCTTCGGACTGACCCGACGAAATCTGTCTTCGAGCCCCGGGGTGCCTGTTCTCGAAGTGCCCGCCTCGCCGCCAGAGAGCGAGACGGGCAAAGATGCGTCCTGACCGGCGCGCACAACATCTACCAAGTCGCTCATATCTACCCAACCTATTTCGACGAGAAATCCTACGActcttcctcgccgacaATCTGGAAATTCGTGCGCTTCTTCTGGAGCGCCGAGACCGCAGAGCGCTGGCACAGAGCTGTCTACAATGATCCCCGCGACCCGGCGAAACCGCTGGATACCTGCGCAAACCTGATCTGTCTCCGAAACGACCTGCGCGCGGCTTGGGCGAATGGCCTGTTTGCACTGCGTCCCGTTTCTCTGTCCGATGATGGCACATCCATGGAGGTGGAGTTCTACTGGCAGCCCAAACAATCGCACAAACCGTATGGATTGGTGGATATCGCCAAGGAACCTGGTTCATCGAAGGACATTTGCAGCGTCGATGACTTGAATGTTGTGCTTCCTACCAAAGACAATGATGCCTTTCGTCCCATTGAGTCGGGCCACATATTCACGCTGCGTACGGACGATCCGGTGAACCACCCGCTTCCGAGCTACGACTTGCTCGAGATGCAGTGGCATCTCAACCGGATTGTGGGCATgtctgcggcggcggcactTTTTCGTGAGGACGAGGattccgacgacgatgaggaggaggaagaggaggataaTCGCACAGCAAAGCCGCTTCTACCGCAGCAACGGAACGTGGTAGAGGATTGGATCCAGAAGAGCTCCAATCTTGTTTGGGATCGAGCGGATGAAAAGGATTCATGGGCCACAcatgagaaagagaaagatggaGGTACCAATTTGGACTATTTTGACCCCACGCAGGTTGGCACTTCCTTTCGTTCCGACGACGATTTGTTCCGGGGATGA
- a CDS encoding uncharacterized protein (ID:PFLUO_006033-T1.cds;~source:funannotate), whose protein sequence is MPSSCRDIREALAQCLQESDCIMVQRHTPRECLSSPLAEELPTKCQQLSRGLSECKRGMVDMRKRFRGNQPIALSKELEGSNSGSGSGQQMYAGKPAFQSVKELNGDEVQMDPEKTRGL, encoded by the exons ATGCCTAGCTCATGCAGGGATATCC GCGAGGCCCTCGCGCAATGCCTCCAGGAGTCCGACTGCATCATGGTCCAGCGGCACACCCCGCGCGAATGCCTCAGCTCTCCGCTAGCTGAGGAGCTGCCGACAAAGTGCCAGCAGCTGAGCAGGGGATTGAGCGAGTGCAA ACGCGGCATGGTCGATATGCGCAAGCGGTTTCGCGGTAACCAGCCCATCGCCCTATCGAAGGAGTTGGAAGGCAGCAATTCGGGCTCTGGTTCTGGGCAGCAGATGTATGCGGGCAAGCCGGCGTTTCAGTCGGTTAAGGAGCTTAATGGGGACGAGGTGCAGATGGATccggagaagacgagggGTCTTTAG
- a CDS encoding uncharacterized protein (ID:PFLUO_006032-T1.cds;~source:funannotate) — MRWCLAFFLAYFLAAVNALSSSGSRLLVILEDAAEKSLYSTLWADLEGRGYDLSFESPKSDDLSLFQHGERAYDHLLILPPKSKGLGPALTPKNILEFLNTDGNILLALSGKSSTSSAINSLLLEADIHLSPDRSAVVVDHFNYDTISAAEKHDVLLLPRPGPLRPDIKPFFDGEGVLALPRIAPQTLGSDSVLVAPVLHAPATAYSYNPREEIPAAEDIQATGSQLNAVSVMQARNSARFAVLGSVEALEDKWFSATVKAPGGKKTPTVNREFAKQLTAWAFKETGVLKVGAIEHHLATQDGEAPAELNPKIYRIKNETFFSIELSEYVYDKWVPFEVPAADDLQLEFTMLSPFHRLSLQPTRRTETSTVFSTQFVTPDQHGIFSFRVNYKRPFLTNVEEKHEVTVRHFAHDEYPRSWAISGGWVWIAGLWSVIGGFLVFVIVWLYSEPASKGAQIKKTQ; from the exons ATGCGGTGGTGTctggctttctttctcgcctACTTCTTGGCTGCGGTGAATGCGCTGAGCAGCTCCGGCAGCCGCCTGCTGGTGATCCTggaagacgccgccgagaagaGCCTCTACTCGACCCTGTGGGCCGACCTAGAAG GTCGCGGCTATGATCTCTCCTTCGAATCGCCCAAGAGCGACGACCTCTCCCTGTTCCAACATGGCGAGAGAGCTTACGACcacctcctcatcctccctcccAAGTCGAAAG GCCTCGGCCCCGCGTTGACTCCGAAGAACATTCTCGAGTTCCTCAACACCGACGGCAACATCCTTCTCGCCCTCTCGGGCAAGTCCTCCACATCCAGCGCCATCAATTCGCTGCTTTTGGAAGCCGACATCCACCTGTCGCCGGATCGCTCCGCCGTCGTTGTCGACCACTTCAACTACGACACCATCTCGGCCGCCGAGAAGCACGATGTCCTACTGCTACCCCGTCCGGGACCTCTGCGTCCGGACATCAAGCCCTTCTTCGATGGTGAGGGTGTCCTGGCTCTCCCCCGCATCGCACCCCAAACTCTGGGTAGCGACAGTGTCCTCGTTGCGCCGGTGCTTCACGCCCCCGCAACCGCCTACAGCTATAACCCCAGGGAGGAGATTCCGGCCGCGGAGGATATCCAGGCGACCGGCTCGCAGCTGAACGCTGTGTCTGTTATGCAGGCCCGCAACTCGGCGCGCTTCGCTGTCCTGGGTTCCgtggaggcgctggaggacAAGTGGTTCTCGGCTACCGTCAAGGCACCCGGTGGGAAGAAGACCCCCACTGTCAACCGCGAGTTCGCGAAGCAGTTGACCGCCTGGGCCTTCAAGGAAACTGGTGTCCTCAAGGTTGGAGCCATTGAGCACCACCTCGCTACGCAGGACGGTGAGGCTCCCGCGGAGCTGAACCCCAAGATCTACCGGATCAAGAACGAAACC TTCTTCAGCATTGAACTCTCAGAATACGTCTATGACAAATGGGTTCCCTTCGAAGTccccgccgccgacgacctACAGCTAGAGTTCACCATGCTATCGCCCTTCCACCGACTCTCCCTGCAGCCGACGCGCCGCACCGAGACGAGCACGGTGTTCAGCACGCAGTTTGTCACGCCAGACCAGCAcggcatcttctccttccgTGTCAACTACAAGCGGCCCTTCCTGACCAACGTCGAGGAGAAGCACGAGGTCACGGTGCGCCACTTCGCTCACGATGAGTACCCACGCAGCTGGGCTATCAGCGGTGGCTGGGTGTGGATTGCGGGCTTGTGGTCGGTTATTGGGGGATTCTTGGTCTTTGTCATTGTTTGGCTCTACTCTGAGCCTGCGTCTAAGGGGGcgcagatcaagaagacgcAGTAG